The Leisingera daeponensis DSM 23529 genome includes the window TCAGGTCGGAACCGCCTTTTGCCAGACCGTGAATCCGGCCCTTATGCATCTTGCGGAATTTAGTGCGCTTTGGCTGAAGCATCTCAAATCCTCCTTAGCGACGGCCGCCACCGGCACCACGGGGTGCAGGGCCGTCCTGGATTTCTTGTGCTTTACGGTCACGCGCCGAAGGATCGTGCTCCATGATCTCGCCTTTGAAGATCCAGACCTTGATCCCGATGATCCCGTAGGGGGTCATCGCTTCGGAGTGTGCGTAATCGATGTCGGCACGCAGGGTGTGCAGCGGCACGCGGCCCTCACGGTACCATTCGGTACGCGCGATTTCCGCTCCGCCCAGACGGCCTGCGACGTTCACCCGGATACCCAGGGCGCCCATGCGCATGGCGTTCTGAACCGCACGCTTCATGGCGCGGCGGAAGGACACACGGCGCTCCAGCTGCTGGGCGATGGACTCGCCGACCAGCTGGGCGTCCAGTTCCGGCTTGCGCACTTCAACGATGTTGAGGTGCAGCTCGGAGTCGGTCATCTTGGCCAGCTTCTTGCGCAGGACTTCGATGTCCGCGCCTTTCTTGCCGATGATGACGCCCGGACGGGCGGTGTGGATGGTGACGCGGCATTTCTTGTGCGGGCGCTCGATGATCACGCGCGCAATGCCTGCCTGCTTGCACTCTTCCTTGATGAACTCGCGGATTTTGATGTCCTCGAGCAGCAGATCACCGTAGTCTTTGGTGTCGGCGTACCAGCGGCTGTCCCAGGTGCGGTTCACCTGAAGGCGCATGCCGATCGGATTGACTTTCTGACCCATTAGGCTTGCTCCTCAACTTGACGCACCTTGATGGTGATCTCCGCGAACGGCTTCAGGATTTTGCCGAACCGGCCACGGGCACGCGGACGGCCGCGCTTCATGGTCAGGTTCTTGCCAACCCATGCCTCGGCGACGATCAGTTCATCGACGTCCAGGTTGTGGTTGTTCTCAGCGTTCGCAATGGCGGACTGAAGGCATTTCTTCACGTCCTGCGCAATCCGCTTGTTGGAGAAGGTCAGGTCGGTCAGCGCCTTTTCGACTTTCTTGCCGCGGATCATCTGCGCCACCAGGTTCAGTTTCTGCGGCGAGGTACGGAGCATGCGCAGTTTTGCCATTGCTTCGTTGTCTGCCACGCGGCGGGGGTTCTTTTCCTTGCCCATGACTTACTTCCGCTTCGCTTTTTTGTCTGCGGCGTGGCCATAATAGGTGCGGGTCGGCGAGTATTCACCGAACTTCTGACCGATCATGTCTTCCGAGACGTTGACGGGGATATGCTTCTGGCCGTTGTACACACCAAAGGTCAGGCCGACGAACTGCGGCAGGATGGTGGAACGGCGCGACCAGATCTTGATCACTTCATTGCGGCCCGATTCACGCGCTGCTTCGGCCTTTTTCAGGACGTAAGCATCAACGAAGGGGCCCTTCCATACGGAACGTGCCATGGATTAGCGGCCTTTCTTCTTGGCGTGGCGCGAGCGGACGATAAGCTTCTGCGACGCCTTGTTTTTGTTGCGGGTCCGTTTGCCCTTGGTCGGTTTGCCCCAGGGGGTCACCGGGTGGCGCCCGCCGGAGGTCCGGCCTTCACCACCGCCGTGGGGGTGGTCGATCGGGTTCATCACGACACCACGCACGGAAGGACGCTTGCCCTTGTGGCGCATACGGCCGGCTTTACCGAAGTTCTGGTTCGAGTTGTCCGGGTTCGACACTGCACCGACGGTGGCCATGCATTCCTGACGCACCAGGCGCAGTTCGCCCGAGGACAGGCGGATCTGGGCGTAACCACCGTCACGGCCAACGAACTGAGCGTAAGTACCGGCTGCACGGGCGATCTGGCCGCCTTTGCCGGGCTTCATTTCGATGTTGTGAACGATGGTACCGATCGGCATGCCCGAGAACGGCATTGCGTTGCCCGGCTTGATGTCTGCCTTTGCGGAGGCGATGACCTTGTCGCCGACAGCCAGACGCTGCGGGGCCAGGATGTAGGCCAGCTCGCCGTCGTCATACTTCACCAGGGCGATGAAGGCCGTCCGGTTGGGGTCATATTCGATGCGCTCGACGGTTGCGGCGACATCAAACTTGTTCCGTTTGAAGTCCACGATCCGGTACAGGCGCTTTGCACCGCCACCCATGCGGCGCATTGTGATACGTCCGGTGTTGTTCCGGCCGCCCGTTTTGGTCAGGCCCTCAGTGAGGGATTTGACCGGACGCCCTTTCCAAAGCTCCGAACGGTCGATCAGAACCAGCCCACGCTGGCCCGGCGTCGTCGGTTTATACGACTTGAGTGCCATGCTTTCTGTCTTCCGTTTAGCGTGCAGGCCCTTAGGTTCTTGTCTTTGGACCCGCTATGTTTAAGGCCCCCGGAGGTGCCTGAGTTATAGGGCCCCGAAGGTCCCCAGGTTCGAACATCCTGACAAACGTAACGACCCCGGAACGAATCCGGGGTCTGCAGGATTGGTGC containing:
- the rpsS gene encoding 30S ribosomal protein S19, whose protein sequence is MARSVWKGPFVDAYVLKKAEAARESGRNEVIKIWSRRSTILPQFVGLTFGVYNGQKHIPVNVSEDMIGQKFGEYSPTRTYYGHAADKKAKRK
- the rplV gene encoding 50S ribosomal protein L22, with protein sequence MGKEKNPRRVADNEAMAKLRMLRTSPQKLNLVAQMIRGKKVEKALTDLTFSNKRIAQDVKKCLQSAIANAENNHNLDVDELIVAEAWVGKNLTMKRGRPRARGRFGKILKPFAEITIKVRQVEEQA
- the rpsC gene encoding 30S ribosomal protein S3; translated protein: MGQKVNPIGMRLQVNRTWDSRWYADTKDYGDLLLEDIKIREFIKEECKQAGIARVIIERPHKKCRVTIHTARPGVIIGKKGADIEVLRKKLAKMTDSELHLNIVEVRKPELDAQLVGESIAQQLERRVSFRRAMKRAVQNAMRMGALGIRVNVAGRLGGAEIARTEWYREGRVPLHTLRADIDYAHSEAMTPYGIIGIKVWIFKGEIMEHDPSARDRKAQEIQDGPAPRGAGGGRR
- the rplB gene encoding 50S ribosomal protein L2, whose protein sequence is MALKSYKPTTPGQRGLVLIDRSELWKGRPVKSLTEGLTKTGGRNNTGRITMRRMGGGAKRLYRIVDFKRNKFDVAATVERIEYDPNRTAFIALVKYDDGELAYILAPQRLAVGDKVIASAKADIKPGNAMPFSGMPIGTIVHNIEMKPGKGGQIARAAGTYAQFVGRDGGYAQIRLSSGELRLVRQECMATVGAVSNPDNSNQNFGKAGRMRHKGKRPSVRGVVMNPIDHPHGGGEGRTSGGRHPVTPWGKPTKGKRTRNKNKASQKLIVRSRHAKKKGR